The genomic interval GGGAAATAATGAGCCAATCACATGCTGGGTATAGGGACTAAACAAACAACCTCCTGCGTACAGACACTTGAGGAGGAAATAACAAACCCCCAGAAAAATCGAGAGGCAAAACATGATCTTCTGACATGCTGTCACAGATATCGCACAGACAAATGAGAACAACAACAGTTGTGCCCTTGTGAGCATTTCCTGTAACCAGTTAAATCTGGTCCAAAGGCAAACGTATAATCTTTGATCAGTGATGGAGTTTTCAGGCGTTCTTTTCAGGCGCATTCAAATATTTAAGACCTCTAGATTTAATTttcatatttctttatactCTTAATGATGTCCCTGTTTGTTTGGCAGATGGCCTGGCAGCTTTCAGAGCGTTCCTCAAAACAGAGTTCAGTGATGAGAACATTGAGTTCTGGTTAGCATGTGAAGACTACAAAAAGATCAAATCACCTACAAAGCTGGTGTCTAAAGCCAACAAGATCTTCAAGGAATTTATTGAGGTTCAAGCACCTAGAGAGGTATGTAAAGTCAATTTTAGCAACAGTAACAGTGACtatgtttttgttatatttatattttgtagatTTGTTTAGGTAGATTTGTTGTGGTAAAGTATTTACTGAAGataagaaacattttttttcagagaCAGTCAATTTTTCATAATTCCTGACAGAGGCTAATTTCAACTGTACTTGTTTTGTTACCTCCAATAAAGGTGAATATAGACTATAGGACCAGGCAAGAAACCAAACAGAAGCTTCTGGAGCCGACCTCCTCCAGTCTTAATGAGATCCAAGCAAAAGTGTACAGCCTAATGGAGAAAGATTCCTACCCTCGGTTTCTGCGATCAAAGTTCTACCAGGAGCttctgaacagaacacagatGTACTGTCAGCGGAAATCTGTTTAAGAATGAATCTCTGTGTTGTTTTGCTTGTTTGTAAATCCTATGGAAATGTTAGAGCAGACCTTTGCTGTTACACATATCAAAAATGTCCCTGGGTTTACTGAATAATGAACTGAATATGCATTGTAGAACTGTGAAGCTAGTTTGCACTTGTATAGATTATAACTGAACCCATCATTGTGCCCCTGCACGTGTAGTTAAAACTTTTCTCCTTCCAAATAGTAAATGTAGAATAGTTTATTTATACAGACATCAGTTCAgttaccaaaaaaatgtaaatgttggcAACCTGGAAAtgctaatttaaattaaatgtgtcTGAAATGCAAataagaacagaacacacagacatgggTATTCTTTTTGACCTGTATTAAAattgtcataaataaaacaatttacaaATTTACATTTGTAAACTCATTTCAAATTTGATGTATGCAAAATGTTCCAAATCATACGgaattaattatatttcatgAACTAAAtggatttattacatttttaaagcagaTTCTTTTGGTGCTCTATTTCTAATTTTACAAccataaaatgcataaaaagcATGTTTTGTACTTAATAACACACCACAGATTGTCTCTAATACAGAGGTCTGAATGCAGGCACACCAGTCTAACACTGCATTCTGTTacttaaatatattaacaaaaaACATAGGTATTAATGTAAAGAAATTACATATTACACTGGTTATGTTTAAATACAGATCAAAGTCCATTTACAAATGTATAAAACTGTGCAATTCTTTGATGGAAGAGTGGCTGAATTTGCATGCactatttttatttgcattttacagGCTGTCCTACGATTTCTGGAAATTAAATTTGCAGAAGTATGTGTAGATTTGATGAAAATGTCTCAGTCTAGCTTAGCCTAGTGGCTTTCAAACCCGGTGCTATACCACCATTCACTACACAAGTTAATGTTTCCCCTGCTCTAAAACACCTGCTCATGAAGGGCTTGGAAATTGCCAGATGAGTTCAATTTCAGGTTCATTAGAGCAGGGTAAACATGGAAATGTGTTATGCATAAAGAAAACAGGGCTGAGCCAAAGAACTACTGTCCTGTAAGCAAGCATAATGCATATTCACATATGTATCCATTCAAACACAGCATACGTTCAGgggacaggttttttttttttttcagaatattgTGTAGTCTTGTGTTGGTTGTTGCATGTTACTTGGCCTGACAACCTcatgaaataattaatattttattaattattttgaaaCTTTTGATTAATTCGATCCTCCagaaatatgtatgtatgtagcattttgtcagtgtttatttgttgcaaaatatataattcaaGTAAACTGTGTCCTTACTTAACAAGTGTCATTCTCTGAACACCTTGTGATAAAACTTGCACGTTGTGAATCTAGGACAAGCCTCAAATCTCTCATAAGTTTGACCATTTTACTAATGTGTAATGTGAATCATTTTGGAGCTGAATGCCAATGACCAAATGTGGGACAGACTGTCTTCTTTTCAGCATACACAGCATGTGAGCATATGTAGGTCAACTAACAGTGAACAGAACAGTTTTATCACCAACAGGCTACTAACAATTCATTCTAGTTTTAGCTGCTATTTTATGCAATCTTGTAGCGGTTCCTGTGGCCAGTAGTATTATACAGCATATAACAACATACATGTGTTATACATCTGTTGAAGCCCTAGTCACCTTAGTGGTTAGGCACATGTTaacttaaaaatataacaaatttcCTGTAACGTACTGGTGTTAAATTGATGCTTCTGTGGATCTTATATTCCATATGCTATCCAAATTGGTCCATGAAAATGTCTTTAATGCTCTCTCAGACAGATAAATTGCATTAAAGTATTAAGCTGGCACAAAGTCCAGTTCTTAGCTGTATTTAGCTGTTTCCAGGTCAGCAATCAGGAGTAATTCTTATTCTCTTTATTCACAAGACAAACACCAACCTGCTAATAAAAATGTTAGCATGAATGCACTGACATGAATTTCCTATGAACATTGGAATCAGGAAAAACAGACCAAGAAGAAGGACTGGCATTCAAGACAGCAGTGCTGAAGACAATaaattctctttgagaagtgtcctctgtccaatcatattACAGTGCAAATACACAGGGTTGCCAGTACCCACAATAACTGACAAATGCCGTCAGCCATGACCAGTCAAACAGAGATAAAGAGGAAATATTTTACCTGACTTAATAAGCCTCagtgcccttctaaaaatcttcAGGACCAGAGAGAGTAAAATGTGAGAAAATATAGGCCATGTGTTTTTATAGCTAGAGGAAGCTTCATTGCAATGTGACTGCAATGGAACAGACATAACCCCAATATAagcatttaattaattcattcattaattatatgtaaccgcttatccagttcagggtcgtggtgggtccagagcctacctggaatcattgggcgcaaggcaggcataccccctggagggggcgccagtccttcacagggctataaGCATTTAACCAGGTAGGAAATGTTTAATTGAAATGATGTACAgttggttgtgtgttttaaatgtatacaATGGGAAATAAAAatggtttcaaaacaagttttgtttataaatcctAGCGCTATTTTTGGTTTTGGATGAAGCCCTGGAGAATGTACTTCTATTGTTTCACAGTCCGGGgatgaggtgggggtgggggcggTCTTTATATCACTCTAGCCAACAGTAAACATTGCACATAATGACTTTACGcttgtgtgcagctgctcctgtaCAGCCATTATACTGATCAATGCTTTAATTATGGAGATTATAAATGCTCTTTATGCACATTTGAATGCTCGTGTCAGCAATAGGTGCACAGGAAAGGCTCAATAGACGAGGTTTGTGGAAACATTTGGACATTTgccatgttttctttttaaaataaataaataaaatttaaaataaattgataaataaataactcatttaaaaaaaataaaaatcaaagcaTGCCACTTAATACTAGGGTACGGCTTTTcaattatttcaaatatttttttcagtcaGATAGAGACTGTTGTCCAGCTGCTGACCAGTCTATGCAACTGCTTCAACAAAGTAGCGTATATCTCTCATCAGTGACGGTGTGATATCTTGCTGTAATGTGTGCAACTTTAgcaaaatgttttcatttgttgtaTTTATCCAGTCATTCTCTTGCTTATGACTTAATATATTTGGATTTAGATTAAATCAGCTCTTATATGCATTAAATAAAGTCAACTCATTACATTCACCTACTGAATAAAgttttgtattaaaatgtaaatttaaatgtttataaaactgcatttaaggatatttccttttattttcagCAGTCCCTTCATGACAGTCTCAAGCATGCAGTTTTAGGCCACACTTTCTTACTACATTATGAATGATCTGAATTAACAGTGGTCACAGATTGTGAATCTTGGTGAAGTTCACAGCTCCGTTTCTGGGAAGCCCTCTCACTTGGTTGCTAAGCTAGATTGTCAGCACAGTGCTTTCAGTGCTTTGGACCCTGCTGTGAAGTGAACTGTTCAAACTGCTAAGTAGAAGTGCAGGGATTTTACTGGATTCCCCATAGACTCTATCTCCTACTTGATGACGCAGCTGCACAGGTACAAGTGTTGTTTTCAGACATTAAAATGACATGCTATCTTCACCTATCCCAAAATATCCTAAATTCAGAGTTGCAAtcacaattaataaaaaaataataataaataaacaaataaataaatatatcatgcTATCCTTCTTaactactaaaaaaaaaaactctttgtGTGACAAAACAAATCATCTATGGATCCATGCATATAAAATTACACCAAACGAGAGGACTACAAGGCCTCTAGTGCAATCAAAGGTTATATGCACAGCTCTGTCATTAAAATCATTGTAACGTAATAAAGCTCAGTATTATATAAAACCTCAAGCACGAAACTAAAGAGATTATGGTCTCATCTGTGTGTATTAAGAGGCATAAAAGAGGCTTTTGCTTAAAACTTACACTCAAGGATCcctaaaacaaacagacaaacagagatgGGAACCACAGGCCTGGCCTTTAGCAGCTGATTCAGGAATATTCCCGGACGGCTTCTCACTCACTAATTTTCCCCACTAATTCACACCATTTAACTGGCATTAGAGCTGACAGTGACCTTGAGCAGTGGCTTAGCACTCAtctgtttttttccacattGCTAGGAAACAGAGGACAAGGCATGAAAAAGCAGCAGCCAATTGCACTGAGCCCAGAAATTCatttagaaaaagaaagaaaaagtaacatttttttatttaaaagtttttcaaaagtttataaaaaataataagaagaaagTAGTCATTTTGACCCATTTCAGTCAATTTGTATGGTGTCTAGACAAGAACAAGTAAGAAGTAAATAAGAGCATCTCGCTGTGACATACACAGGGCCTTTGTATATCCCTGTTGTATAAGCTAAAGACAGCCATGGAGCAtcagtcttttcaactttatAAGAGTTATCGGAAAATTAAGTGCTGCTGGGATAAATCTCACAATATTATGAGATGGTGTTCTCAGCAAGCCTAGCAGTGCTTTAAACAAGCAGCTTTCTGTTTAGAAAGGGTTATTCttatcacaatgacacacaaacCACTCATATGAAAGATGCTCATGcctaaaactaaactaaaatgcGCTGCAAAAAATTCCACCAAACTTCTTGGAATCCTTTTTGTACATGTTACGTATACTTCTTTTAATTTCTGTAAAGCAATACTTGCCACCCCTCTTCAGAAGAAATACAGGAACAATGTAGAGTGCTAGACACCATGTGGCTTGGATGCAGACGATGAATTTGGATTGATTCACTCCTTTAATTTGGCTTTATTCAGTGTGTTATCACACATGAAACCATAGCGAAGTTTCAGACAGTGCATCTGCAAATGAGTTTAGTTATTTGCTTGAAGCCCTAATATTCAAGCAAGCCACTGATTTTATAAGCATAAAGGATATCAACATTGTTAATTCATTTTATAACAACTGTAACAGTTTATTCCCACATTACACATTAGTTTGTCTTTCACAGATAAAACAGCTTCTATCAATGTTTGGATAACAATAAATCAAATACCATTTTGTAGATGAAGGACATTACCAGTAGTGTACTAGTAACCAGTGTTTTTGGTAACTATTGGTTGGTATTCTCATTTTCCCACTGGAAATGTGTCATTTCTAGAAGAGAAATTACTAAATCCAAAATGATTTGCAGTGGtctataattaatttaaaagctacaaatcatttaaaaaatgaactaattttaaaaaattaagaaaaattcatgctatttaaaaaaataaacaaatgt from Hoplias malabaricus isolate fHopMal1 chromosome 3, fHopMal1.hap1, whole genome shotgun sequence carries:
- the rgs8 gene encoding regulator of G-protein signaling 8, whose protein sequence is MKTRLGCLSNKSDSCSDFSEFLPPGPDRSTRYLKLSTDEVTKWADSFDVLLSNKYGLAAFRAFLKTEFSDENIEFWLACEDYKKIKSPTKLVSKANKIFKEFIEVQAPREVNIDYRTRQETKQKLLEPTSSSLNEIQAKVYSLMEKDSYPRFLRSKFYQELLNRTQMYCQRKSV